Proteins from a single region of Pongo pygmaeus isolate AG05252 chromosome 3, NHGRI_mPonPyg2-v2.0_pri, whole genome shotgun sequence:
- the TIGD4 gene encoding tigger transposable element-derived protein 4 → MAEASVDASTLPVTVKKKKSLSIEEKIDIINAVESGKKKAEIAAEYGIKKNSLSSIMKNKDKVLEAFESLRFDPKRKRLRTAFYTDLEEALMRWYRIAQCLNVPVNGPMLRLKANDFAQKLGHNDFKCSNGWLDRFKSRYGLVFRAQPVEATGVPVDPSTVWYQNVLPYYLNDYHPKNVFNIKETGLLYRMLPTNTFAFKGETCSVGKLCKDRITLVVGTNMDGSEKLPLLLIGKKRNPHCFKGLKSLPVCYEANRMAWMTSDVFEQWMRKLDEKFQAQQRRVVIFVESFPAHPEVKNLKSIELAFFPSCLSSKCIAMKQGIIKSLKIKYRHCLIKKFLSSVEGSREFTFSLLDAVDTLHLCWRAVTPETIVKSYEEAGFKSQKGESDITNAEKDTGLDLVADALGAGVEFPEGLSIEEYAALDDDLETCEAAPNGDSVCTKESKSDETGFYTSDEEDDDGSPGTELPLPSKSEAITALDTLKKFLRSQDMNDGLQNSLADLENFINSLSPK, encoded by the coding sequence ATggcagaagcttctgtggatgccTCAACTCTGCCTGTaacagtgaagaaaaagaaaagcctatcCATTGAAGAAAAGATCGACATCataaatgcagtggaaagtggcaAGAAAAAAGCAGAGATTGCTGCTGAAtatggaataaagaaaaattcattgTCTTCTATTATGAAGAATAAAGACAAAGTTCTAGAAGCCTTTGAATCTCTAAGATTTGATCCAAAGAGAAAAAGACTGAGAACTGCTTTTTACACAGATCTGGAAGAGGCATTAATGAGGTGGTATCGAATTGCTCAGTGTCTAAATGTACCAGTTAATGGTCCGATGTTACGTCTAAAAGCTAATGATTTTGCCCAGAAACTGGGCCATAATGATTTTAAGTGCAGTAATGGTTGGCTGGATCGTTTTAAATCCAGGTATGGTTTAGTATTCAGAGCTCAACCTGTGGAAGCTACAGGTGTACCAGTAGACCCTTCGACTGTCTGGTACCAAAATGTACTTCCTTATTATTTAAATGATTATCatcctaaaaatgtttttaatataaaagagaCTGGGCTGCTTTATCGAATGTTACCTACCAATACATTTGCATTTAAAGGCGAAACATGTTCAGTTGGAAAGTTATGCAAAGACAGAATAACTCTGGTGGTTGGCACAAACATGGATGGCTCAGAGAAACTTCCTCTGCTTCTCattggaaaaaagagaaatccaCATTGTTTCAAAGGTTTAAAATCATTGCCTGTGTGTTATGAAGCTAACAGAATGGCATGGATGACCTCCGATGTATTTGAACAATGGATGCGAAAGCTTGATGAGAAATTTCAAGCTCAGCAACGAAGAGTGGTGATTTTTGTTGAGTCTTTTCCAGCACATCCAGAGGTAAAGAACCTAAAATCCATTGAGTTAGCATTCTTTCCATCATGTTTATCTTCCAAATGTATAGCTATGAAACAAGGCATTATTAAAAGCCTTAAAATCAAATATCGACACTGTCTTATCAAGAAATTTTTAAGCTCTGTTGAAGGTAGCAGAGAATTTACATTTTCACTACTAGACGCAGTTGATACATTGCATCTTTGCTGGAGGGCTGTAACCCCAGAGACTATTGTTAAAAGCTATGAAGAGGCAGGATTCAAATCTCAAAAGGGAGAAAGTGACATAACAAATGCAGAGAAGGATACTGGTCTGGATTTGGTTGCTGATGCTCTGGGGGCAGGAGTAGAATTTCCTGAAGGTTTATCTATAGAAGAATATGCTGCCCTGGATGACGATTTGGAGACATGTGAAGCAGCACCAAATGGTGATTCCGTATGCACCAAAGAAAGTAAATCGGATGAAACTGGATTTTACACTTCTGACGAAGAAGATGATGATGGATCTCCAGGAACTGAACTCCCTTTACCATCAAAATCTGAGGCAATAACTGCTTTAGATACTCTGAAAAAATTTCTTAGAAGTCAAGATATGAACGATGGACTTCAAAATTCTTTAGCAGACCTTGAAAATTTTATTAACTCTTTATCACCTAAGTAA